From Acidobacteriota bacterium, one genomic window encodes:
- a CDS encoding Stp1/IreP family PP2C-type Ser/Thr phosphatase has translation MINNKPMFRIESHGQSDLGLIRENNEDYFGIYRISETHQIFIVADGMGGHKAGEIASKLAVEKFYESYSTEIQSNSLVDSIKKSIDEANKAVFYEGNRGDEKVGMGTTLSVLILNENKAYLGHVGDSRAYLIRDNKIHQLTTDHSLVGKMVREGVISKEEARLHPRKNVLYMSLGVKEEIEPEIIKDLQIEGGDIFLLCSDGLSNLVTEEEIVENVTLYDPEEAIDNMVQVCLDRGAPDNVTVEVIKIEKEIPVEDEKEKTAPVKRIKNRRIIFLILILAILVLSSLLFFLLNKDFFRNVIPSKESPKEKIQKVNDGLKEKINFISVGAEKNFYFQKDLKWIFENGNEFLLFNGESILKFNFSQSSLFNQPFPIRPDEFPLLRRGELNFIIARVDNPGNEIKIYESGNPERSLFLVKKGKFILKGYLKDKDLIEIPDLNEPFIPIYFDEEYFLFRDKIKLYLISEIKENDIKFSKRIIDSSKVFTQNDNIFIWSNDKKRIEVFNMNQGLNQSTWVYENFPVLLKDFLELYSGNQNLILFFREKAIVFEKDNLNNFRELSYFADQKKLTWDVIIKSRDGSKIICINEIEGIFYSDNKFAYSEIVERKASNINDEVPCRRRIPAISCPELDSGMAGFFNN, from the coding sequence ATGATAAATAATAAGCCAATGTTTCGTATTGAATCCCACGGACAGTCAGATTTAGGTCTGATACGGGAAAATAATGAGGATTATTTCGGCATTTACAGAATTTCAGAAACCCATCAGATTTTTATAGTAGCGGATGGAATGGGAGGGCATAAAGCAGGAGAGATTGCCAGTAAACTTGCAGTTGAAAAATTTTATGAATCATACAGTACAGAAATACAGAGTAACAGTCTTGTTGATTCCATTAAAAAATCTATCGATGAAGCAAATAAAGCTGTTTTTTATGAGGGAAATAGAGGAGATGAAAAAGTCGGGATGGGAACAACCCTTTCTGTTTTGATTCTCAATGAAAATAAAGCATATTTGGGTCATGTAGGGGATTCCAGGGCCTATCTGATAAGAGACAACAAAATTCATCAGCTCACAACTGACCATTCCCTTGTTGGAAAGATGGTAAGAGAAGGGGTTATATCTAAAGAAGAAGCAAGGCTTCACCCTCGAAAGAATGTTCTTTACATGTCTCTGGGAGTAAAGGAGGAAATCGAGCCAGAAATTATTAAAGATTTACAGATTGAGGGTGGAGATATATTTCTACTCTGTTCAGATGGGTTAAGCAATTTGGTAACGGAAGAAGAGATCGTTGAGAATGTTACTCTTTACGATCCAGAGGAGGCTATTGACAATATGGTGCAAGTTTGTCTTGACCGGGGAGCTCCTGATAATGTTACAGTCGAAGTTATAAAGATTGAGAAAGAAATTCCAGTGGAGGATGAAAAAGAAAAAACAGCTCCTGTTAAACGAATTAAAAATAGAAGGATTATTTTTTTAATTTTAATCTTAGCAATATTGGTTTTATCCTCTTTGCTATTTTTTTTGCTCAACAAAGATTTTTTTAGAAATGTTATACCCTCAAAAGAATCTCCTAAGGAGAAAATCCAAAAAGTTAATGATGGATTGAAAGAAAAGATAAATTTTATTAGCGTTGGAGCTGAAAAGAATTTTTACTTTCAAAAAGATTTGAAATGGATATTTGAAAATGGGAATGAATTTTTACTTTTCAACGGAGAAAGTATCTTAAAATTTAATTTTAGCCAGAGCAGTCTCTTTAATCAACCTTTCCCAATCCGCCCAGATGAATTTCCCTTATTAAGGAGAGGAGAGTTAAATTTTATAATTGCCAGAGTAGATAACCCCGGCAATGAAATAAAAATTTATGAGAGCGGAAACCCTGAAAGAAGTTTATTTTTAGTAAAAAAGGGAAAATTCATTCTGAAGGGGTATTTAAAAGACAAAGACTTAATTGAGATTCCTGATTTAAATGAGCCATTTATCCCAATTTACTTTGATGAAGAATATTTTTTATTCAGAGATAAAATAAAATTATATTTAATATCAGAAATTAAAGAAAATGATATAAAATTTTCTAAGAGAATAATTGATTCATCAAAAGTTTTTACTCAAAATGATAATATATTTATCTGGAGTAATGATAAAAAAAGAATCGAAGTTTTTAACATGAATCAGGGTTTAAATCAGTCTACATGGGTTTATGAAAATTTTCCAGTTTTGCTAAAAGATTTTCTCGAGTTGTATTCCGGGAATCAGAATCTAATTTTGTTTTTTCGGGAAAAAGCTATTGTTTTCGAAAAAGACAATTTAAATAATTTCAGGGAATTGTCCTATTTTGCTGATCAGAAAAAGTTAACTTGGGATGTTATAATTAAATCCAGAGATGGAAGTAAAATAATCTGTATAAATGAAATAGAGGGAATTTTTTATTCTGATAATAAATTTGCTTATTCAGAAATTGTTGAACGGAAGGCGAGCAATATTAATGATGAAGTACCTTGCCGTCGAAGAATCCCCGCCATTTCTTGTCCTGAACTTGATTCAGGAATGGCGGGGTTCTTCAATAACTGA
- a CDS encoding lysophospholipid acyltransferase family protein, with protein sequence MRSLILILLYTFLVIFLGVPAIIFSYITGAKDLLFRLGKFGLRLSKPILGMKLIVLGKENINFKTPYVFMANHQSFIDGPLGFYLIDIPVRVFPKKEVFKIPIIGLGMKLAGFIPVDRKNRVKARSAIEKAVEIIKKEKCSFLIFPEGTRSIDGNLLPFKKGGFVLAIKSNVPIVPISIVGSKDIIPKGKFSVRKGTVRVKFHSPISTDGYTIEDRNKLVEVVRNEIKKGLEEK encoded by the coding sequence ATGAGGTCATTAATATTAATTTTGTTGTACACTTTTTTGGTTATCTTTTTGGGGGTTCCAGCAATTATATTTTCATACATTACAGGAGCTAAGGATTTGCTTTTTAGGTTAGGTAAATTTGGGCTACGGCTTTCAAAACCGATTCTCGGGATGAAATTGATAGTGCTGGGAAAGGAGAATATAAATTTTAAAACTCCTTATGTATTTATGGCGAATCACCAGAGTTTTATTGATGGTCCTCTTGGATTTTACTTGATTGATATCCCTGTTAGAGTTTTTCCAAAAAAGGAAGTATTTAAAATACCTATAATCGGGCTAGGAATGAAACTGGCGGGATTCATTCCTGTTGACAGAAAAAACAGGGTAAAAGCAAGATCAGCGATAGAAAAAGCAGTGGAAATCATAAAAAAGGAGAAATGTTCATTTTTGATATTTCCGGAAGGAACAAGAAGTATCGATGGAAATCTCTTGCCTTTTAAAAAGGGAGGCTTTGTTCTTGCAATAAAGAGTAATGTTCCAATTGTGCCAATTTCTATTGTTGGGTCAAAGGATATTATTCCCAAAGGGAAATTTTCAGTAAGAAAGGGGACTGTAAGAGTAAAATTTCATTCTCCAATTTCAACAGATGGATATACAATTGAGGACAGGAATAAACTTGTTGAAGTCGTAAGAAATGAAATTAAAAAAGGATTGGAGGAAAAATAA
- a CDS encoding D-sedoheptulose 7-phosphate isomerase, with product MDDLIEKIISERNRIAEEFFNKKKILLYDVGEKISQSLKNGKKILIFGNGGSAADSQHFAAELVNKFKKKRRAIPSIALTTDTSILTSVGNDSSFEEIFSRQIEALGEKEDWAIGISTSGISSNIIRGLEKARELGLHSLALTGEGGGKLKSISEYLIDVPSRETPRIQEFHILILHIIAEIIENELSP from the coding sequence ATGGATGATTTGATAGAAAAAATAATTTCGGAAAGAAATAGAATAGCAGAGGAATTTTTCAATAAGAAAAAAATTTTATTGTACGATGTTGGAGAGAAAATATCTCAATCGCTTAAAAATGGGAAAAAAATATTAATTTTTGGGAACGGAGGCTCTGCTGCTGATTCCCAGCATTTTGCAGCAGAACTTGTCAATAAGTTTAAAAAGAAAAGGAGGGCTATCCCTTCGATTGCCCTTACGACAGATACATCGATTCTTACATCGGTTGGAAATGATTCATCTTTTGAAGAGATTTTTTCAAGACAGATTGAAGCACTTGGAGAAAAGGAAGATTGGGCAATAGGAATATCAACCTCAGGAATTTCCTCTAATATAATAAGAGGTCTGGAAAAAGCCAGAGAACTGGGTTTACACTCCCTTGCTTTAACAGGAGAGGGTGGAGGTAAGCTTAAATCCATATCAGAATATTTGATCGATGTTCCTTCAAGGGAAACTCCTCGAATTCAGGAATTTCATATATTAATTCTTCACATAATCGCTGAAATCATCGAAAATGAACTATCTCCTTGA
- a CDS encoding pyridoxal phosphate-dependent aminotransferase codes for MDFKFAKRVNSLEVSSTLAFLNVANEMRAKGIKVIDLGAGEPDFNTPDNIKRAGIDAIEKNFTKYTSVSGIDELKEIICERYFIEQRVGFSKDEIIVTSGSKFSLFLIALVLFEKGNEVIVPKPFWVTYPELVKFTESIPKYARIIDDNGKSVFNADSFLPLINKKTKAIILNYPSNPTGSIIDEESLKKLSEQAVKKGFYLIVDDCYRHIIFDNRKFPSIIELYPDARDKIIIVESLSKSYAMTGWRIGFTLASKEVIEEMNKLQSHSTSNPTSISQKAALEALKGNQDEVEKMRNIYEKRRNFIISLLKEIRGVEVETPEGSFYAFPSFKYYIENGKFKNTQEISKYLLEKANVICLPGESFGEPGYIRFSFATSEEDIKIGISKIKQALESI; via the coding sequence ATGGATTTTAAATTTGCTAAAAGAGTTAACTCTCTTGAGGTTTCTTCCACGCTTGCATTTTTAAATGTTGCAAATGAAATGAGGGCAAAGGGGATAAAGGTAATTGATTTGGGAGCAGGCGAGCCTGATTTTAATACTCCGGATAACATAAAGAGAGCAGGTATCGATGCCATTGAGAAGAATTTTACAAAATACACTTCAGTAAGCGGGATAGATGAGTTAAAAGAGATTATATGCGAGAGATATTTTATTGAACAGAGAGTAGGATTCTCTAAAGATGAAATTATCGTTACTTCAGGAAGTAAGTTCTCTCTTTTCCTGATAGCTTTAGTGCTTTTCGAAAAAGGAAATGAGGTAATAGTCCCGAAACCTTTCTGGGTTACATATCCAGAGCTTGTTAAGTTTACAGAATCGATTCCAAAGTATGCCAGAATAATCGATGATAATGGAAAGAGTGTTTTTAACGCAGATAGCTTTTTGCCATTGATAAACAAAAAAACAAAAGCAATCATATTAAATTATCCTTCCAACCCAACTGGAAGCATTATTGATGAAGAAAGCTTGAAAAAACTTTCTGAACAGGCTGTTAAAAAGGGCTTTTACCTTATTGTGGATGATTGTTACAGACATATTATCTTTGATAATAGAAAATTTCCATCTATAATCGAACTTTATCCTGATGCGAGGGATAAAATTATAATTGTTGAATCTCTTTCCAAATCCTACGCCATGACAGGGTGGAGAATTGGGTTCACATTAGCATCAAAAGAAGTAATAGAGGAAATGAATAAGCTCCAGAGTCATTCTACTTCAAATCCTACATCCATCTCCCAGAAAGCAGCTTTAGAAGCTTTAAAAGGAAATCAGGATGAAGTTGAAAAAATGAGAAATATTTATGAAAAAAGGAGAAATTTTATAATTTCTTTGTTAAAAGAGATAAGAGGAGTTGAAGTTGAAACTCCAGAAGGTTCCTTCTATGCATTTCCTTCTTTTAAATACTATATCGAGAATGGAAAATTTAAAAATACTCAGGAAATATCAAAATATCTTTTAGAAAAAGCCAATGTTATCTGCTTACCAGGAGAATCTTTTGGAGAACCGGGATACATTAGATTTTCATTTGCAACATCTGAAGAAGATATTAAAATTGGGATATCAAAAATAAAACAGGCTCTCGAGTCTATTTAA
- a CDS encoding DUF5916 domain-containing protein — MFTIVFCPLNVISDDNIYEIPVFSKPPRIDGILDNPLWEEEALKIENFTQFIPKEMGTPSEKTVAYLGCDTKNLYVAFRCFDSNPMKIRASVTNRDNIRQDDWVSITIDTFNEKRRAFGFNVNPLGVQSDGIRTEEGGGRGSGGMGGGQRGRGMSGDSWDTVFSSDGKINHDGYTVEIAIPFKSLRFPKKENKIWRVILTRNISRKGEIITWPVMKRSISGSLPQAAQIKLPSKIATSNNIEIIPVITGLQKNKEKMKPEEGINLKYGLTSNLTLDFAYNPDFSQVEADVPQIELNQRYALYYPEKRPFFLEGEEIFQSPFGLIDLIYTRRITDPLWGAKLTGKVGPFTLGYISAMDEKSTESLWEISDSNNTEITQLKALFNIFRMKADIFKESFVGFTLTDKYLYDPVGNKFSRAGGIDGQFKWQDNFYLTFQVLGSQKRPSENEKRFSSAQYYNFKYDSRNFYSSIYYKSIAPDFEAASGFVNRTDFKEWGGIFEYNILPQKKFLTAITPQIQIARWEDFKGIPIEERNSFELRIQFTANTFFSTEYFDSMERFADIDFKKKRYEARAFSNILWWLTFWINYSQGDTINYDEENPFLGWGQSFNANITLRPSDRLNFSINYNKNTLWKDKNRKELMWDYDVIRNRITYQLTKELSIRTIVDYDHYYKELFGNFLLSYIYRPGTVFFLGFDSNYLVEENNGYYRLNRTNKALFVKFSYWIRI; from the coding sequence GTGTTTACAATTGTCTTTTGTCCTTTAAATGTTATTTCTGACGACAATATATATGAAATCCCTGTTTTTTCCAAGCCTCCAAGAATAGACGGAATTCTTGATAATCCTTTATGGGAAGAAGAAGCTTTAAAAATCGAAAATTTCACTCAGTTTATCCCAAAAGAAATGGGAACACCTTCCGAGAAAACAGTTGCATACCTTGGTTGTGATACAAAAAATCTTTACGTCGCATTTCGCTGTTTTGATTCCAATCCGATGAAAATCAGAGCCTCTGTTACAAACAGAGATAACATTCGACAGGATGACTGGGTTTCGATAACAATTGATACCTTTAATGAAAAAAGAAGAGCTTTTGGTTTCAATGTAAATCCTCTTGGAGTCCAATCTGATGGAATAAGAACAGAAGAAGGAGGGGGAAGAGGAAGCGGAGGAATGGGAGGAGGTCAAAGGGGAAGAGGAATGAGCGGTGATAGCTGGGATACTGTATTTTCAAGCGATGGTAAGATCAACCATGATGGTTACACAGTTGAGATTGCAATTCCTTTTAAAAGTCTCCGTTTTCCAAAAAAAGAGAACAAAATCTGGAGGGTTATCCTTACAAGAAATATATCGAGAAAAGGGGAGATTATCACATGGCCTGTGATGAAAAGATCTATAAGTGGAAGCCTTCCGCAGGCTGCTCAGATAAAACTGCCTTCAAAAATTGCCACTTCTAACAACATAGAGATAATTCCTGTAATAACAGGTCTCCAAAAAAACAAGGAAAAAATGAAGCCTGAAGAAGGTATTAATTTAAAGTATGGATTGACATCCAATCTAACCCTTGATTTTGCATATAATCCTGATTTTAGCCAGGTAGAAGCTGACGTTCCCCAGATTGAGTTAAATCAGAGGTATGCGTTATATTATCCAGAAAAAAGACCTTTTTTCCTCGAAGGAGAAGAAATATTTCAATCTCCTTTCGGTTTAATAGATCTAATCTATACAAGAAGAATTACAGATCCACTCTGGGGTGCAAAACTAACAGGGAAAGTTGGACCATTTACTTTAGGATACATCTCAGCAATGGATGAAAAATCAACTGAATCTTTATGGGAAATAAGCGATAGTAACAACACTGAAATTACTCAATTGAAAGCCCTGTTTAATATATTTAGGATGAAAGCTGATATTTTTAAAGAATCCTTTGTAGGGTTCACTCTCACTGATAAATATCTGTATGATCCCGTGGGAAATAAATTCAGTAGAGCTGGCGGAATAGATGGCCAGTTTAAATGGCAGGATAATTTCTATCTCACTTTTCAAGTTCTGGGTTCTCAAAAGAGACCCTCAGAGAACGAAAAAAGATTTTCTTCCGCTCAGTATTACAACTTTAAGTATGACTCAAGAAATTTTTATTCAAGCATTTATTATAAAAGCATCGCTCCTGATTTCGAGGCAGCATCAGGTTTTGTAAATAGAACTGATTTTAAAGAATGGGGAGGAATTTTTGAATACAATATCCTTCCCCAGAAAAAATTCCTCACAGCAATTACTCCTCAGATTCAGATTGCAAGATGGGAGGATTTTAAGGGGATTCCAATTGAAGAGAGGAACTCTTTCGAGTTAAGAATTCAGTTTACAGCAAATACGTTCTTTTCAACAGAATACTTTGACAGCATGGAAAGATTTGCAGATATCGATTTTAAAAAGAAAAGGTATGAAGCAAGGGCATTTTCAAATATTCTCTGGTGGCTAACTTTCTGGATAAACTATTCTCAAGGAGATACAATTAATTATGATGAGGAAAATCCTTTCCTCGGATGGGGCCAATCTTTTAATGCAAACATAACTCTAAGGCCTTCTGATAGATTAAACTTTTCAATAAACTATAACAAAAACACCTTATGGAAAGACAAAAATAGAAAAGAATTGATGTGGGATTATGATGTAATAAGAAACAGAATTACCTATCAATTAACCAAAGAGCTATCGATTAGAACGATAGTGGATTATGATCACTACTATAAAGAATTATTTGGAAATTTCTTATTGAGCTACATCTACAGACCAGGAACGGTTTTCTTCCTTGGCTTCGACAGCAATTATTTAGTTGAAGAGAATAATGGTTATTATAGGTTAAATCGAACGAATAAAGCTTTATTTGTAAAATTCTCCTACTGGATAAGGATATAA
- a CDS encoding response regulator: MISSSDAEEAILKAKVHKDKIDLLISDVILPEKKGPELAEEIRRIHSKIKVLYISGYADNRISLSEISEGKAYFLSKPFTPSALARKVREVLDIFN, from the coding sequence GTGATTTCATCCTCAGATGCAGAGGAGGCTATTCTTAAGGCAAAAGTCCATAAAGATAAGATAGATTTACTAATCAGCGATGTTATCTTGCCAGAAAAAAAAGGTCCTGAATTGGCAGAGGAGATTAGACGAATACATTCTAAAATTAAAGTATTATATATCTCTGGATATGCTGATAATAGAATTTCTCTTTCTGAAATTTCTGAGGGCAAGGCATATTTTCTATCAAAGCCTTTTACTCCATCAGCTCTTGCAAGGAAGGTAAGGGAGGTTCTTGATATTTTCAATTAA
- a CDS encoding cupredoxin domain-containing protein, which yields MKRFFPILTFALLILFMPIFFGSYVYATTGKEKVIEIKAKKFSYSPNIITVNKGDLVVLKLTSEDVTHGFFLDGYGVDFFVNPGETRSTIFRANKTGRFSFRCSVTCGSFHPYMIGYLKVLPNRKFHVGLLTIFLLGIGSLIITRKKIGNPENKLFKSIPLNWKFELTNYKGVRNFLKNRWFPFVPILINIFIFTVILVAGWTGGIGAGNYNFGIMIVWILWWVLLMIIMVPFFGRIWCMVCPLPVFGEWLQRLKIIGVRRKKLFGLNKRWPNRLRNLWPTNIIFLVATFFSGFFTVMPIANFILLGIIIIGAIVISLIYEKRTFCLFFCPVSGFQGLYSNFGSVEVRVKDPDICKNHTPKTCYVGNENGYGCPWMELPYDMNRNTYCGLCMECFKSCPYDNMAFNLRTPAKDFFVERKRTDDVYNRRGLDEAFKSFIMVGAVIMFYIAMQGPWGWVKDIVRAHNFTGYLAYLPIYSLLCLAFIPGLFFIFSYLSKKMSGNKEISLKKVFVNFSYCLVPIGIARWIAFSLGVILPNGSYLLHVVSDPYAFGWNLFKTANFAWTPVLTGTMSYLQTGILILGLIFALEFGHKLSRITYSNEKEAKRGWIPILIFLIGLSVFFHWLFGG from the coding sequence ATGAAGAGGTTTTTTCCTATATTAACTTTTGCTTTATTAATATTATTCATGCCAATTTTCTTTGGCTCATATGTGTACGCCACAACCGGCAAAGAAAAAGTTATAGAGATAAAAGCAAAAAAATTCTCCTATTCTCCGAACATTATCACAGTAAATAAAGGAGATTTAGTTGTTCTTAAACTCACGAGTGAGGATGTTACTCATGGGTTCTTTCTCGATGGATATGGAGTTGATTTTTTTGTTAACCCAGGCGAGACAAGAAGTACAATTTTTAGGGCAAACAAAACAGGCAGATTTTCTTTTCGATGTTCAGTTACCTGTGGTTCATTTCATCCTTACATGATTGGATATTTAAAAGTTCTACCGAATCGAAAGTTCCACGTAGGATTGCTAACGATATTTCTCCTTGGAATTGGCTCATTAATCATCACAAGAAAAAAGATAGGAAACCCTGAGAATAAACTCTTTAAATCAATACCTCTGAACTGGAAATTCGAACTGACAAACTATAAAGGAGTTCGTAATTTTCTCAAAAATCGCTGGTTTCCCTTTGTACCAATCCTTATAAACATTTTCATTTTCACAGTAATTCTCGTGGCCGGGTGGACCGGTGGAATAGGTGCTGGTAATTATAATTTTGGAATTATGATCGTATGGATTCTCTGGTGGGTTCTTCTTATGATAATCATGGTTCCTTTCTTTGGAAGAATCTGGTGCATGGTATGTCCTCTTCCTGTTTTTGGCGAATGGCTCCAGAGATTGAAAATCATAGGAGTGAGAAGAAAAAAGCTTTTTGGATTGAACAAGAGATGGCCCAATCGCCTTCGTAATCTATGGCCAACAAATATAATCTTTTTAGTGGCAACATTTTTTTCAGGTTTTTTTACTGTAATGCCCATCGCAAACTTTATTCTTTTAGGAATAATTATCATAGGAGCAATAGTTATTTCACTCATATACGAAAAAAGAACATTCTGTCTTTTTTTCTGCCCTGTGAGCGGGTTTCAGGGGCTTTATTCAAATTTTGGTTCAGTTGAGGTCAGGGTTAAAGACCCTGATATCTGTAAAAATCATACACCAAAAACATGCTATGTGGGCAATGAAAACGGCTATGGATGCCCATGGATGGAACTTCCCTATGATATGAATCGCAACACATACTGCGGCTTATGTATGGAATGTTTTAAGAGTTGTCCTTACGATAATATGGCTTTTAACCTCAGAACTCCTGCAAAGGATTTCTTCGTGGAGCGAAAACGAACAGATGATGTGTATAACAGACGGGGTTTGGATGAGGCATTCAAAAGTTTCATCATGGTTGGAGCTGTGATTATGTTCTACATAGCAATGCAGGGACCATGGGGATGGGTTAAGGATATAGTAAGAGCCCATAATTTTACAGGATATCTGGCTTATTTACCGATTTATTCATTGCTCTGCCTTGCGTTTATCCCTGGATTGTTTTTTATATTCTCCTATCTTTCAAAGAAAATGAGTGGAAATAAAGAGATATCTTTGAAAAAAGTTTTTGTAAATTTCTCCTACTGCCTCGTTCCGATTGGTATTGCAAGATGGATAGCATTCAGCCTTGGTGTTATTTTGCCAAACGGGAGCTATCTTCTCCATGTTGTATCTGACCCCTATGCGTTTGGATGGAACTTATTCAAAACGGCAAATTTTGCATGGACTCCTGTCCTCACCGGAACCATGTCTTATCTTCAAACAGGTATTTTAATTTTAGGATTGATATTTGCCCTGGAGTTTGGGCACAAACTTTCGAGGATAACATATTCCAATGAAAAAGAGGCAAAAAGAGGCTGGATTCCCATACTGATATTTTTAATAGGATTGAGCGTATTTTTCCACTGGCTATTCGGAGGATGA
- a CDS encoding ethylbenzene dehydrogenase-related protein, translated as MKKPFFNAIMIFTVILIAVGGYFLIAHRLNIPPPSASIEGKKNLNVGYTEESISVNPISEVWKSADFTKIHLYPQSARIPYGNSEKELLVKALYNDREIAFLLEFYDETEDRGGPVNPDACAILFVPNDGPATAQMMGYGSKANVWQWLADRDTEKYQKGNESIKTVRELIAHGPGTQTPMENQNVEGRGMHKDGKWAVVFKRDLKSNQEGEFEFKPGTDKNIAFAVWDGIKMESFSRKSISILRTLTLEGK; from the coding sequence ATGAAAAAACCATTTTTCAACGCAATAATGATTTTTACAGTTATTCTAATTGCTGTAGGAGGATATTTCCTTATAGCACATCGTTTAAATATACCTCCTCCCTCAGCATCAATAGAAGGTAAAAAAAATCTGAATGTAGGATATACTGAAGAAAGTATTTCCGTTAACCCGATCTCTGAAGTATGGAAGAGTGCAGATTTTACAAAAATACACCTCTATCCTCAATCAGCCCGGATTCCCTATGGAAATTCAGAGAAAGAACTCCTGGTCAAGGCTTTATACAACGATAGAGAAATTGCATTCCTTTTAGAATTTTATGATGAAACAGAAGATAGGGGAGGTCCGGTTAATCCTGACGCCTGTGCCATATTATTTGTTCCAAATGATGGCCCTGCCACAGCACAGATGATGGGCTATGGGAGTAAGGCAAATGTCTGGCAGTGGCTTGCAGATAGAGATACAGAAAAATATCAAAAAGGTAATGAATCTATAAAAACAGTTCGTGAATTAATAGCTCATGGTCCTGGAACACAAACTCCTATGGAAAACCAGAACGTAGAAGGAAGAGGAATGCACAAAGATGGAAAGTGGGCAGTGGTCTTTAAAAGAGATCTAAAAAGCAACCAGGAAGGTGAATTTGAATTTAAACCTGGTACAGATAAAAACATAGCTTTTGCTGTTTGGGATGGAATAAAGATGGAAAGTTTTTCAAGAAAATCCATTTCAATTTTAAGAACCTTAACTCTGGAGGGAAAATGA
- a CDS encoding TlpA disulfide reductase family protein — protein sequence MGKEIKKFKYLKLHTFLSVLFVTLPIFHGLYAASSEREESARLISAGEKAKPFTGKDVKGEFIDLTKYLGKNYIYLNFFTTWCGRCNWETKGINKIYSEYKGEDVVFFRINLMEKEKLVADFAKKYNIPFSVILDEGGKISKFYGIKYVPVNIIIDKKGIVQFAGGLLSEGDLRRRLKEVINHDNIEREARHNPVPSGAGQGEQY from the coding sequence ATGGGAAAAGAAATAAAAAAATTTAAATACTTAAAATTACATACTTTTCTGAGTGTGCTATTTGTCACCCTTCCAATCTTTCATGGTCTCTACGCTGCGTCTTCAGAGAGGGAGGAAAGTGCCAGGTTGATATCAGCAGGAGAAAAAGCTAAACCTTTTACAGGTAAAGATGTTAAAGGGGAATTTATAGATTTAACGAAGTATCTCGGGAAAAATTATATATATCTAAATTTTTTTACAACATGGTGTGGAAGATGCAACTGGGAAACAAAGGGAATCAATAAGATTTATTCAGAATATAAGGGTGAAGATGTGGTGTTTTTCAGGATAAATTTGATGGAAAAAGAAAAACTGGTGGCTGATTTTGCGAAAAAATACAACATACCTTTTTCTGTTATTCTTGATGAAGGCGGAAAAATAAGCAAATTTTACGGCATAAAATATGTTCCAGTGAATATAATTATCGACAAAAAAGGAATTGTTCAATTCGCAGGTGGACTTCTCTCAGAAGGTGACCTTCGCAGGAGACTAAAGGAAGTAATTAATCATGATAATATTGAACGGGAGGCTCGCCACAATCCCGTCCCTTCAGGGGCGGGTCAAGGCGAGCAATATTAA